The Rhododendron vialii isolate Sample 1 chromosome 5a, ASM3025357v1 genome contains a region encoding:
- the LOC131325669 gene encoding uncharacterized protein LOC131325669 isoform X3, whose protein sequence is MATINSHEASPSTSRRSYEAYLSFRGVDTNKRFADHLYRALMRKGLSTFRDDDELERGEDIMPELQKAIEGSRVSIIVLSKNYASSRRCLEELVMILKCRSSGHLILPVFYDVDPSEVRTQTGSLKEAFMRHERRIEMEMGEQKEYLKGKVQEWRMALKEVANLAGFHLSQNIFEAYKSKIIQHVRVIVTEFVTINNRAHPGSHDGNYFCASCNMCVSGLEDERTRGKRSRDEMSSHVFSLDILQQHFGNKREDVAKSLGISISTLKRNCRYHGIPRWPNRIRNNAVYSEIEAARGSSKRVFQLEGQTTQSTNREGISSHVFSLDILQPHFGSKREDVAKSLGISGLPNPYGEKNPLPTFNTLSTNGQTTMENEVGGQNLEPNECLPDSFDDPNFQNTRIGSISEFGKTPTFYDSLSGHCHDAEFCFSAVYSETEVAGDSSEWVFQLEGQTTQSIACANSNALVFPQRHIASEEVLNENGGSSEDRRDSLASQAEASFEGHVSESSNLTVLACSDAAAPNQPLATMPTVPNIIPHVTGGSSETFQLEKEMGGQIREPNEFLPDSFQDPSLCDAGNDSIVEIGKTPAFHDSFHGNHCDVEFCFSSVYNETGAAGGSSRWAFQLEGQTTQIPSYPIPDVLVSKPHIASIEVLSENMGRAEDRRILLPSQETSQKEAFLQGHVFESSNLTVPTFSDAAAPSQPLATILHTIPTIPPMVPRLTGGSSEFSGCPNLSGIVDPHPQITSTQILSENMRTLEDLGIFLVSQEPFMEGCGSGSINPTIPSCLDPAPSQQPMMPPSSLVDPHPQIASTQILCDNMGTSEALSIFLVSQEPFMKESGSGSNNQTIPSCLDPAPSQQPRMPPLIASQDTSSVRVKATYGRTTIAFKLSFASGIIQLKEEVSKRLWFELGNFDLKYKDADGDLVSIVCDDDVRDYLQLLTSLGNQVSKLFVS, encoded by the exons ATGGCTACTATAAATTCCCATGAAGCATCTCCTTCGACTTCTCGACGGAGTTATGAAGCTTATTTGAGCTTTAGGGGCGTAGACACTAACAAAAGATTCGCTGACCACCTCTACCGTGCTTTGATGAGAAAAGGATTGTCCACCTTTAGAGATGATGATGAGCTAGAAAGAGGAGAAGACATCATGCCCGAACTCCAAAAGGCCATTGAAGGGTCAAGGGTTTCTATAATTGTCCTCTCAAAGAACTACGCATCCTCAAGGAGGTGCCTTGAGGAACTTGTGATGATCCTCAAATGCAGGTCTTCAGGACATTTAATTCTCCCTGTCTTCTATGACGTGGATCCATCTGAAGTGAGAACACAAACTGGCAGTTTGAAAGAGGCATTTATGAGGCATGAAAGGAGaattgaaatggaaatgggtGAACAAAAAGAATATTTGAAGGGCAAGGTGCAAGAATGGAGGATGGCGCTCAAAGAAGTTGCAAATTTAGCAGGGTTTCATCTCtcacaaaatatttttgaggc ATATAAAAGCAAGATTATCCAGCATGTCCGCGTCATAGTAACTGAATTTGTCACTATAAACAACCGAGCACACCCTGGCAGCCATGATGGGAATTACTTTTGTGCGTCTTGTAACATGTGTGTGTCTGGTCTCGAGGACGAAAGAACGAGGGGAAAACGAAGCAGGGATGAGATGTCTTCCCACGTGTTTAGTTTGGATATTCTCCAACAACATTTTGGCAATAAACGTGAAGATGTTGCGAAGAGCCTTGGCA TTAGCATATCCACCCTTAAGCGCAACTGTAGGTATCATGGCATTCCTCGGTGGCCAAACCGGATAAGAAACAATG ctGTGTACAGTGAAATTGAAGCAGCAAGGGGTTCCTCTAAACGGGTGTTTCAACTGGAGGGTCAAACAACGCAGTCCACGAACAGGGAAGGGATATCTTCCCATGTATTTAGTTTGGATATTCTCCAACCGCATTTTGGCAGTAAACGTGAAGATGTTGCAAAGAGCCTTGGCA TCTCGGGACTTCCTAATCCATATGGAGAAAAGAATCCATTACCCACGTTCAATACGCTATCAACTAATGGGCAGACCACAATGGAAAATGAAGTGGGTGGTCAAAATTTGGAGCCGAATGAATGTCTACCGGATTCTTTTGACGACCCAAACTTTCAGAATACACGAATTGGTTCAATATCAGAATTTGGAAAAACTCCTACTTTTTATGATTCTTTATCCGGTCATTGTCACGATGCGGAATTTTGTTTTTCAGCAGTGTACAGTGAAACTGAAGTAGCAGGAGATTCCTCTGAATGGGTGTTTCAACTGGAAGGTCAAACAACACAGTCCATTGCCTGTGCAAATAGCAATGCTCTTGTGTTTCCACAACGTCATATAGCATCAGAAGAGGTGCTAAATGAGAACGGGGGGAGTTCGGAAGATAGGAGAGATTCGTTAGCTTCACAAGCAGAGGCTTCTTTTGAGGGACATGTCTCTGAATCGAGTAATTTGACGGTTCTTGCATGTTCTGATGCAGCTGCTCCTAACCAACCTTTGGCTACGATGCCTACGGTTCCCAACATTATACCTCACGTAACCGGGGGTTCCTCTGAAACATTTCAACTTGAGAAAGAAATGGGTGGTCAAATTCGAGAGCCAAATGAGTTTCTGCCAGATTCTTTTCAAGACCCAAGCTTATGCGATGCAGGAAATGATTCAATAGTGGAGATTGGAAAAACTCCTGCTTTTCATGATTCTTTCCACGGTAATCATTGTGATGTcgaattttgtttttcatccGTGTATAATGAAACTGGAGCAGCAGGGGGTTCCTCTAGATGGGCATTTCAACTGGAAGGTCAAACAACTCAAATCCCTTCTTATCCAATTCCCGATGTTCTTGTGTCAAAGCCTCATATAGCATCAATAGAGGTGCTGAGTGAAAATATGGGGAGAGCAGAAGATAGGAGAATTTTGTTACCTTCACAAGAGACTTCACAAAAAGAGGCTTTTTTACAGGGACATGTCTTTGAATCTAGTAATTTGACAGTTCCTACATTTTCTGATGCTGCAGCTCCTAGCCAACCTTTGGCTACCATTCTCCACACGATTCCTACAATTCCCCCCATGGTACCTCGCCTCACTGGGGGTTCCTCTGAATTCTCTGGATGTCCAAATCTTAGTGGTATTGTGGATCCACACCCTCAGATAACATCAACACAAATCCTAAGTGAGAATATGAGAACTCTAGAAGATTTGGGCATTTTTTTAGTTTCACAAGAGCCTTTTATGGAGGGATGTGGCTCTGGATCTATTAACCCGACAATCCCTTCATGTTTGGATCCAGCTCCGAGCCAACAACCCATGATGCCTCCTAGTAGTCTTGTGGATCCACACCCTCAGATAGCATCAACACAAATCCTATGTGACAATATGGGAACTTCAGAAGCTTTGAGCATTTTTTTAGTTTCACAAGAACCTTTTATGAAGGAATCTGGCTCTGGATCTAATAACCAGACAATCCCTTCATGTTTGGATCCAGCTCCAAGCCAACAACCCAGGATGCCTCCTCTCATAGCAAGCCAAGATACAAGCTCCGTGAGGGTTAAGGCAACATATGGGCGCACCACAATAGCATTTAAGCTTTCTTTCGCATCTGGAATTATTCAACTGAAGGAAGAAGTGTCAAAGAGATTGTGGTTCGAGCTTGGTAATTTTGACCTTAAGTACAAGGATGCGGATGGGGACTTGGTTTCAATAGTCTGTGACGACGACGTAAGGGATTATCTGCAACTTCTCACCTCATTGGGAAATCAAGTAAGCAAACTATTTGTTTCTTGA
- the LOC131325669 gene encoding uncharacterized protein LOC131325669 isoform X4 gives MATINSHEASPSTSRRSYEAYLSFRGVDTNKRFADHLYRALMRKGLSTFRDDDELERGEDIMPELQKAIEGSRVSIIVLSKNYASSRRCLEELVMILKCRSSGHLILPVFYDVDPSEVRTQTGSLKEAFMRHERRIEMEMGEQKEYLKGKVQEWRMALKEVANLAGFHLSQNIFEAYKSKIIQHVRVIVTEFVTINNRAHPGSHDGNYFCASCNMCVSGLEDERTRGKRSRDEMSSHVFSLDILQQHFGNKREDVAKSLGISISTLKRNCRYHGIPRWPNRIRNNAVYSEIEAARGSSKRVFQLEGQTTQSTNREGISSHVFSLDILQPHFGSKREDVAKSLGISVSTLKRICRYHGIPRWPNRIRSSVSGLPNPYGEKNPLPTFNTLSTNGQTTMENEVGGQNLEPNECLPDSFDDPNFQNTRIAVYSETEVAGDSSEWVFQLEGQTTQSIACANSNALVFPQRHIASEEVLNENGGSSEDRRDSLASQAEASFEGHVSESSNLTVLACSDAAAPNQPLATMPTVPNIIPHVTGGSSETFQLEKEMGGQIREPNEFLPDSFQDPSLCDAGNDSIVEIGKTPAFHDSFHGNHCDVEFCFSSVYNETGAAGGSSRWAFQLEGQTTQIPSYPIPDVLVSKPHIASIEVLSENMGRAEDRRILLPSQETSQKEAFLQGHVFESSNLTVPTFSDAAAPSQPLATILHTIPTIPPMVPRLTGGSSEFSGCPNLSGIVDPHPQITSTQILSENMRTLEDLGIFLVSQEPFMEGCGSGSINPTIPSCLDPAPSQQPMMPPSSLVDPHPQIASTQILCDNMGTSEALSIFLVSQEPFMKESGSGSNNQTIPSCLDPAPSQQPRMPPLIASQDTSSVRVKATYGRTTIAFKLSFASGIIQLKEEVSKRLWFELGNFDLKYKDADGDLVSIVCDDDVRDYLQLLTSLGNQVSKLFVS, from the exons ATGGCTACTATAAATTCCCATGAAGCATCTCCTTCGACTTCTCGACGGAGTTATGAAGCTTATTTGAGCTTTAGGGGCGTAGACACTAACAAAAGATTCGCTGACCACCTCTACCGTGCTTTGATGAGAAAAGGATTGTCCACCTTTAGAGATGATGATGAGCTAGAAAGAGGAGAAGACATCATGCCCGAACTCCAAAAGGCCATTGAAGGGTCAAGGGTTTCTATAATTGTCCTCTCAAAGAACTACGCATCCTCAAGGAGGTGCCTTGAGGAACTTGTGATGATCCTCAAATGCAGGTCTTCAGGACATTTAATTCTCCCTGTCTTCTATGACGTGGATCCATCTGAAGTGAGAACACAAACTGGCAGTTTGAAAGAGGCATTTATGAGGCATGAAAGGAGaattgaaatggaaatgggtGAACAAAAAGAATATTTGAAGGGCAAGGTGCAAGAATGGAGGATGGCGCTCAAAGAAGTTGCAAATTTAGCAGGGTTTCATCTCtcacaaaatatttttgaggc ATATAAAAGCAAGATTATCCAGCATGTCCGCGTCATAGTAACTGAATTTGTCACTATAAACAACCGAGCACACCCTGGCAGCCATGATGGGAATTACTTTTGTGCGTCTTGTAACATGTGTGTGTCTGGTCTCGAGGACGAAAGAACGAGGGGAAAACGAAGCAGGGATGAGATGTCTTCCCACGTGTTTAGTTTGGATATTCTCCAACAACATTTTGGCAATAAACGTGAAGATGTTGCGAAGAGCCTTGGCA TTAGCATATCCACCCTTAAGCGCAACTGTAGGTATCATGGCATTCCTCGGTGGCCAAACCGGATAAGAAACAATG ctGTGTACAGTGAAATTGAAGCAGCAAGGGGTTCCTCTAAACGGGTGTTTCAACTGGAGGGTCAAACAACGCAGTCCACGAACAGGGAAGGGATATCTTCCCATGTATTTAGTTTGGATATTCTCCAACCGCATTTTGGCAGTAAACGTGAAGATGTTGCAAAGAGCCTTGGCA TTAGCGTATCCACCCTTAAGCGCATCTGTAGGTATCATGGGATTCCTCGGTGGCCAAATCGGATAAGAAGCAGTG TCTCGGGACTTCCTAATCCATATGGAGAAAAGAATCCATTACCCACGTTCAATACGCTATCAACTAATGGGCAGACCACAATGGAAAATGAAGTGGGTGGTCAAAATTTGGAGCCGAATGAATGTCTACCGGATTCTTTTGACGACCCAAACTTTCAGAATACACGAATTG CAGTGTACAGTGAAACTGAAGTAGCAGGAGATTCCTCTGAATGGGTGTTTCAACTGGAAGGTCAAACAACACAGTCCATTGCCTGTGCAAATAGCAATGCTCTTGTGTTTCCACAACGTCATATAGCATCAGAAGAGGTGCTAAATGAGAACGGGGGGAGTTCGGAAGATAGGAGAGATTCGTTAGCTTCACAAGCAGAGGCTTCTTTTGAGGGACATGTCTCTGAATCGAGTAATTTGACGGTTCTTGCATGTTCTGATGCAGCTGCTCCTAACCAACCTTTGGCTACGATGCCTACGGTTCCCAACATTATACCTCACGTAACCGGGGGTTCCTCTGAAACATTTCAACTTGAGAAAGAAATGGGTGGTCAAATTCGAGAGCCAAATGAGTTTCTGCCAGATTCTTTTCAAGACCCAAGCTTATGCGATGCAGGAAATGATTCAATAGTGGAGATTGGAAAAACTCCTGCTTTTCATGATTCTTTCCACGGTAATCATTGTGATGTcgaattttgtttttcatccGTGTATAATGAAACTGGAGCAGCAGGGGGTTCCTCTAGATGGGCATTTCAACTGGAAGGTCAAACAACTCAAATCCCTTCTTATCCAATTCCCGATGTTCTTGTGTCAAAGCCTCATATAGCATCAATAGAGGTGCTGAGTGAAAATATGGGGAGAGCAGAAGATAGGAGAATTTTGTTACCTTCACAAGAGACTTCACAAAAAGAGGCTTTTTTACAGGGACATGTCTTTGAATCTAGTAATTTGACAGTTCCTACATTTTCTGATGCTGCAGCTCCTAGCCAACCTTTGGCTACCATTCTCCACACGATTCCTACAATTCCCCCCATGGTACCTCGCCTCACTGGGGGTTCCTCTGAATTCTCTGGATGTCCAAATCTTAGTGGTATTGTGGATCCACACCCTCAGATAACATCAACACAAATCCTAAGTGAGAATATGAGAACTCTAGAAGATTTGGGCATTTTTTTAGTTTCACAAGAGCCTTTTATGGAGGGATGTGGCTCTGGATCTATTAACCCGACAATCCCTTCATGTTTGGATCCAGCTCCGAGCCAACAACCCATGATGCCTCCTAGTAGTCTTGTGGATCCACACCCTCAGATAGCATCAACACAAATCCTATGTGACAATATGGGAACTTCAGAAGCTTTGAGCATTTTTTTAGTTTCACAAGAACCTTTTATGAAGGAATCTGGCTCTGGATCTAATAACCAGACAATCCCTTCATGTTTGGATCCAGCTCCAAGCCAACAACCCAGGATGCCTCCTCTCATAGCAAGCCAAGATACAAGCTCCGTGAGGGTTAAGGCAACATATGGGCGCACCACAATAGCATTTAAGCTTTCTTTCGCATCTGGAATTATTCAACTGAAGGAAGAAGTGTCAAAGAGATTGTGGTTCGAGCTTGGTAATTTTGACCTTAAGTACAAGGATGCGGATGGGGACTTGGTTTCAATAGTCTGTGACGACGACGTAAGGGATTATCTGCAACTTCTCACCTCATTGGGAAATCAAGTAAGCAAACTATTTGTTTCTTGA
- the LOC131325669 gene encoding uncharacterized protein LOC131325669 isoform X6, with the protein MATINSHEASPSTSRRSYEAYLSFRGVDTNKRFADHLYRALMRKGLSTFRDDDELERGEDIMPELQKAIEGSRVSIIVLSKNYASSRRCLEELVMILKCRSSGHLILPVFYDVDPSEVRTQTGSLKEAFMRHERRIEMEMGEQKEYLKGKVQEWRMALKEVANLAGFHLSQNIFEAYKSKIIQHVRVIVTEFVTINNRAHPGSHDGNYFCASCNMCVSGLEDERTRGKRSRDEMSSHVFSLDILQQHFGNKREDVAKSLGISISTLKRNCRYHGIPRWPNRIRNNAVYSEIEAARGSSKRVFQLEGQTTQSTNREGISSHVFSLDILQPHFGSKREDVAKSLGTVYSETEVAGDSSEWVFQLEGQTTQSIACANSNALVFPQRHIASEEVLNENGGSSEDRRDSLASQAEASFEGHVSESSNLTVLACSDAAAPNQPLATMPTVPNIIPHVTGGSSETFQLEKEMGGQIREPNEFLPDSFQDPSLCDAGNDSIVEIGKTPAFHDSFHGNHCDVEFCFSSVYNETGAAGGSSRWAFQLEGQTTQIPSYPIPDVLVSKPHIASIEVLSENMGRAEDRRILLPSQETSQKEAFLQGHVFESSNLTVPTFSDAAAPSQPLATILHTIPTIPPMVPRLTGGSSEFSGCPNLSGIVDPHPQITSTQILSENMRTLEDLGIFLVSQEPFMEGCGSGSINPTIPSCLDPAPSQQPMMPPSSLVDPHPQIASTQILCDNMGTSEALSIFLVSQEPFMKESGSGSNNQTIPSCLDPAPSQQPRMPPLIASQDTSSVRVKATYGRTTIAFKLSFASGIIQLKEEVSKRLWFELGNFDLKYKDADGDLVSIVCDDDVRDYLQLLTSLGNQVSKLFVS; encoded by the exons ATGGCTACTATAAATTCCCATGAAGCATCTCCTTCGACTTCTCGACGGAGTTATGAAGCTTATTTGAGCTTTAGGGGCGTAGACACTAACAAAAGATTCGCTGACCACCTCTACCGTGCTTTGATGAGAAAAGGATTGTCCACCTTTAGAGATGATGATGAGCTAGAAAGAGGAGAAGACATCATGCCCGAACTCCAAAAGGCCATTGAAGGGTCAAGGGTTTCTATAATTGTCCTCTCAAAGAACTACGCATCCTCAAGGAGGTGCCTTGAGGAACTTGTGATGATCCTCAAATGCAGGTCTTCAGGACATTTAATTCTCCCTGTCTTCTATGACGTGGATCCATCTGAAGTGAGAACACAAACTGGCAGTTTGAAAGAGGCATTTATGAGGCATGAAAGGAGaattgaaatggaaatgggtGAACAAAAAGAATATTTGAAGGGCAAGGTGCAAGAATGGAGGATGGCGCTCAAAGAAGTTGCAAATTTAGCAGGGTTTCATCTCtcacaaaatatttttgaggc ATATAAAAGCAAGATTATCCAGCATGTCCGCGTCATAGTAACTGAATTTGTCACTATAAACAACCGAGCACACCCTGGCAGCCATGATGGGAATTACTTTTGTGCGTCTTGTAACATGTGTGTGTCTGGTCTCGAGGACGAAAGAACGAGGGGAAAACGAAGCAGGGATGAGATGTCTTCCCACGTGTTTAGTTTGGATATTCTCCAACAACATTTTGGCAATAAACGTGAAGATGTTGCGAAGAGCCTTGGCA TTAGCATATCCACCCTTAAGCGCAACTGTAGGTATCATGGCATTCCTCGGTGGCCAAACCGGATAAGAAACAATG ctGTGTACAGTGAAATTGAAGCAGCAAGGGGTTCCTCTAAACGGGTGTTTCAACTGGAGGGTCAAACAACGCAGTCCACGAACAGGGAAGGGATATCTTCCCATGTATTTAGTTTGGATATTCTCCAACCGCATTTTGGCAGTAAACGTGAAGATGTTGCAAAGAGCCTTGGCA CAGTGTACAGTGAAACTGAAGTAGCAGGAGATTCCTCTGAATGGGTGTTTCAACTGGAAGGTCAAACAACACAGTCCATTGCCTGTGCAAATAGCAATGCTCTTGTGTTTCCACAACGTCATATAGCATCAGAAGAGGTGCTAAATGAGAACGGGGGGAGTTCGGAAGATAGGAGAGATTCGTTAGCTTCACAAGCAGAGGCTTCTTTTGAGGGACATGTCTCTGAATCGAGTAATTTGACGGTTCTTGCATGTTCTGATGCAGCTGCTCCTAACCAACCTTTGGCTACGATGCCTACGGTTCCCAACATTATACCTCACGTAACCGGGGGTTCCTCTGAAACATTTCAACTTGAGAAAGAAATGGGTGGTCAAATTCGAGAGCCAAATGAGTTTCTGCCAGATTCTTTTCAAGACCCAAGCTTATGCGATGCAGGAAATGATTCAATAGTGGAGATTGGAAAAACTCCTGCTTTTCATGATTCTTTCCACGGTAATCATTGTGATGTcgaattttgtttttcatccGTGTATAATGAAACTGGAGCAGCAGGGGGTTCCTCTAGATGGGCATTTCAACTGGAAGGTCAAACAACTCAAATCCCTTCTTATCCAATTCCCGATGTTCTTGTGTCAAAGCCTCATATAGCATCAATAGAGGTGCTGAGTGAAAATATGGGGAGAGCAGAAGATAGGAGAATTTTGTTACCTTCACAAGAGACTTCACAAAAAGAGGCTTTTTTACAGGGACATGTCTTTGAATCTAGTAATTTGACAGTTCCTACATTTTCTGATGCTGCAGCTCCTAGCCAACCTTTGGCTACCATTCTCCACACGATTCCTACAATTCCCCCCATGGTACCTCGCCTCACTGGGGGTTCCTCTGAATTCTCTGGATGTCCAAATCTTAGTGGTATTGTGGATCCACACCCTCAGATAACATCAACACAAATCCTAAGTGAGAATATGAGAACTCTAGAAGATTTGGGCATTTTTTTAGTTTCACAAGAGCCTTTTATGGAGGGATGTGGCTCTGGATCTATTAACCCGACAATCCCTTCATGTTTGGATCCAGCTCCGAGCCAACAACCCATGATGCCTCCTAGTAGTCTTGTGGATCCACACCCTCAGATAGCATCAACACAAATCCTATGTGACAATATGGGAACTTCAGAAGCTTTGAGCATTTTTTTAGTTTCACAAGAACCTTTTATGAAGGAATCTGGCTCTGGATCTAATAACCAGACAATCCCTTCATGTTTGGATCCAGCTCCAAGCCAACAACCCAGGATGCCTCCTCTCATAGCAAGCCAAGATACAAGCTCCGTGAGGGTTAAGGCAACATATGGGCGCACCACAATAGCATTTAAGCTTTCTTTCGCATCTGGAATTATTCAACTGAAGGAAGAAGTGTCAAAGAGATTGTGGTTCGAGCTTGGTAATTTTGACCTTAAGTACAAGGATGCGGATGGGGACTTGGTTTCAATAGTCTGTGACGACGACGTAAGGGATTATCTGCAACTTCTCACCTCATTGGGAAATCAAGTAAGCAAACTATTTGTTTCTTGA